In one Arachis duranensis cultivar V14167 chromosome 9, aradu.V14167.gnm2.J7QH, whole genome shotgun sequence genomic region, the following are encoded:
- the LOC107466496 gene encoding uncharacterized protein LOC107466496: MAPLLTLRLFNISSRSSLVSFQSSLSQLVVFASFKVSISPMDHRSDEKTTSDSADPNNNHRFSDRILPHLLRLYGSCATSQDFEIYAPNASFEDPLMRAHGVKQIKSAFYTLPKVFKESKIVEYSVEENMVSPEKGEILIDNKQYYKFLGKHIDMVSLIKLYVDDGKIVRHEDWWDKKPISNRETVKVPLLGRAAEVTRRVSMLLTHLFMGFGKDPTV; encoded by the exons ATGGCGCCATTACTCACTCTTCGACTCTTCAACATTTCTTCCCGCTCTAGTCTCGTATCATTTCAGTCATCGCTTTCTCAACTTGTGGTCTTTGCTTCCTTCAAAGTATCAATATCACCAATGGATCATCGTAGTGATGAAAAAACCACCTCAGATTCCGCTGATCCAAACAACAACCACCGTTTTTCTGATCGCATTCTCCCTCACCTTCTCCGTCT GTATGGATCTTGTGCAACATCTCAAGACTTTGAAATCTATGCTCCAAATGCTTCATTTGAGGATCCACTTATGCGAGCTCATGG GGTGAAGCAGATCAAGTCAGCATTCTATACTCTTCCCAAG GTATTTAAGGAGTCAAAGATTGTGGAATACAGTGTTGAAGAAAACATGGTTTCACCAGAAAAAGGAGAG ATATTAATTGACAATAAGCAATACTATAAATTCCTGGGGAAACACATAGATATGGTATCACTGATTAAGTTGTATGTGGATGACGGTAAAATTGTTCGCCACGAGGACTG GTGGGACAAGAAGCCAATATCAAATAGAGAAACAGTGAAGGTGCCACTGCTTGGGCGAGCTGCAGAAGTGACTCGTAGGGTATCAATGCTGCTAACCCATTTATTTATGGGCTTTGGAAAGGACCCAACAGTCTGA